The proteins below come from a single Alligator mississippiensis isolate rAllMis1 chromosome 2, rAllMis1, whole genome shotgun sequence genomic window:
- the LOC102562524 gene encoding olfactory receptor 10K1, whose product MKNDSHTVVACFIFVGFSNLAELQKLLFVVFLFLYLVTLTTNATIMTIIRIDHTLHTPMYIFLCVLSFSETCYTFVIVPKMLVDLLAENKTISFLGCAVQMYFFLFLGCSHSFLLAAMGYDRYVAICNPLHYAIIMSKKVCAQLVAACCFSGFLVAQVVTTLVFRLPFRFPSKLNHFFCDISPVLKLAFTHMHLNDVIIFLLGIFALMLPLLLILVSYIYILIAILHIPSTTGRRKTFSTCAAHLTVVVVHYGCASFIYLRPKSSYSSDQDTLISVTYTILTPLLNPMIYSLRNKEVKMALKKAIGISIFPKKFTQ is encoded by the coding sequence ATGAAAAATGATAGCCATACTGTGGTGGCATGCTTCATCTTCGTGGGATTCTCCAATCTTGCAGAGCTGCAGAAACTGCTTTTTGTGGTGTTTTTGTTTCTATATCTGGTCACCCTGACCACAAATGCCACTATAATGACCATAATAAGAATTGACCACaccctccacacccccatgtaTATTTTCCTCTGTGTTTTGTCCTTCTCTGAGACCTGCTACACCTTTGTCATTGTCCCCAAAATGCTGGTAGACTTGCTAGCAGAAAACAAAACCATTTCCTTCCTTGGTTGTGCTGTCCAgatgtatttctttcttttcctggggTGTTCTCATTCATTCCTCCTGGCAGCCATGGGTTACGACCGCTATGTGGCCATATGCAATCCTCTGCACTACGCAATTATCATGAGCAAGAAAGTATGTGCTCAGCTGGTAGCCGCTTGCTGTTTCAGTGGCTTCCTGGTTGCTCAAGTGGTCACCACCCTCGTATTTCGCCTCCCCTTTCGCTTCCCCAGCAAACtcaaccatttcttttgtgacatcTCCCCAGTCCTCAAGCTGGCTTTTACCCACATGCACCTCAATGATGTTATCATCTTCTTGCTGGGCATTTTTGCCCTCATGCTCCCACTACTGCTGATCCTGGTTTCATACATCTATATCCTTATCGCCATCCTGCACATCCCATCGACCACGGGGCGGCGCAAGACTTTCTCCACCTGTGCTGCCCACCTCACTGTAGTGGTTGTGCACTACGGCTGTGCATCCTTCATCTACCTGAGGCCCAAGTCCAGCTACTCATCAGATCAAGACACTCTGATCTCAGTAACTTACACCATTCTCACCCCTCTGCTCAACCCCATGATTTACAGCTTGAGGAACAAAGAAGTCAAAATGGCTCTGAAAAAAGCAATTGGAATTAGCATATTTCCAAAGAAATTTACCCAATAA